One window from the genome of Clarias gariepinus isolate MV-2021 ecotype Netherlands chromosome 15, CGAR_prim_01v2, whole genome shotgun sequence encodes:
- the ric3a gene encoding protein RIC-3, whose protein sequence is MSLSGIQKITMLSCLVLSMALFLPKLFSSAVKDKEVLHSEAVGPGSLHGRGSSGEDQGRPDSLYTTSPNLRSFPQTKPPQKAKLLARVAPVYGFGIFLYIIYIFYKFSHRDPRTAQRRSFSITTPENTDQDLPEDEMTKLQTRIKQMDGQRERRTSKSFQNPVRCHKYRGGQEKRKLQHLRKITYMVVEEHPLEDMTPEVEAEETPYSADWEGYSEETFPRYMVPLRRCRYPSVILEEPYGDVPTPEELAERIHREEEEDEESEEESKEVKYEAIEDKDDPKGMSEDDELKQELELEKGEEVNDNEDDADEADYRDSEEEKEDHEDQGCLVHNSTDEEETPDTTQKEKERKIFSQRRRLTFSNHRHLFDYPNRGTVGCSSEDKEDANDDDEEEDVEENKQDEDDDLKEMEEEDDPLMEAERLGFSTGFTSEPEEQEVDLFNFLLTYKPETVMNSEHSGAAEAPGLRMRYKNLNKKN, encoded by the exons atgtcGCTTTCAGGGATTCAGAAAATCACGATGCTCTCTTGCCTCGTCCTCTCCATGGCTCTGTTTTTGCCCAAACTGTTTTCATCTGCAGTAAAGGACAAGGAGGTTCTTCATTCAGAGG CAGTTGGTCCTGGAAGTCTTCACGGCCGTGGATCTTCAGGAGAAGATCAGGGGAGGCCCGATTCACTTTATACCACGAGTCCAAACCTCAGGTCCTTTCCTCAGACCAAGCCTCCTCAGAAAGCTAAACTCCTCGCCCGAGTCGCTCCGGTTTACGGCTTTGGAATTTTCCTCTACATCATTTACATATTCTATAAg TTTTCCCATAGAGACCCTCGTACAGCACAGAGACGCAGCTTCTCCATCACGACCCCGGAAAACACAGACCAGGACCTGC CAGAAGATGAGATGACGAAGCTACAGACCAGAATAAAACAGATGGATGGACAGCGAGAGAGAAGAACATCAAAATCTTTTCAAAATCCTGTAAG GTGTCATAAATACAGAGGTGGACAGGAGAAGAGAAAACTCCAGCACCTGAGAAAGATCACATACATGGTGGTGGAGGAACATCCACTGGAAGACATGACCCCTGAGGTGGAAGCTGAGGAAACTCCATATTCTGCAGACTGGGAGG GTTATTCAGAAGAGACGTTTCCTCGATACATGGTGCCACTTCGCAGATGTCGATATCCAAGTGTCATCTTGGAGGAGCCATATGGAGATGTTCCTACACCCGAGGAACTGGCTGAAAGaatacacagagaagaagaggaagatgaaGAAAGTGAAGAAGAGAGTAAAGAAGTGAAGTATGAGGCCATTGAAGACAAAGATGATCCTAAAGGGATGAGTGAGGATGATGAACTCAAGCAGGAACTGGAACtggaaaaaggagaagaagTAAATGATAATGAAGATGATGCTGATGAAGCAGATTATAGAGATAGCGAAGAAGAAAAGGAGGATCATGAAGATCAAGGTTGTCTGGTACATAACTCCACTGATGAAGAGGAGACACCTGATACAACtcaaaaagagaaggaaagaaaaatattcaGCCAGAGAAGACGCCTAACGTTCAGTAATCACAGGCACCTCTTCGATTATCCAAATAGAGGCACTGTTGGCTGCAGTTCTGAAGATAAGGAAGAtgctaatgatgatgatgaggaggaggatgtAGAGGAGAATAAGcaggatgaagatgatgatctAAAGGAGATGGAGGAGGAAGATGACCCTCTGATGGAGGCTGAGCGCCTTGGCTTCAGCACTGGGTTCACTAGTGAACCTGAAGAACAGGAAGTTGATCTGTTTAACTTCCTTCTCACATACAAACCTGAGACTGTGATGAACTCTGAACACTCAGGAGCAGCTGAAGCTCCTGGGCTCAGGATGCGCTACAAGAACCTGAATAAGAAAAACTGA